The following coding sequences lie in one Kribbella sp. NBC_00709 genomic window:
- a CDS encoding NAD-dependent epimerase/dehydratase family protein produces the protein MKVLVAGATGGMGRSLVPQLIAAGHEVTGMTRSESGASSVRSFGADVVLADGLDADAVRAAVEKVRPEVVVHQMTALKSGIDFKHFDDSFAMTNRLRTEGTDNLLAASQAAGVRRFVVQSYAGWNLQHGGSATKTEADPFDPNPVPAQQKTMAGIKHLESAVLNADGIEGVALRYASFYGPTGDIGKGGSMVELIQKRRLPIIGDGAGVWSFIHYDDAASVTVKAIESDVTGVFQVADDDPAQAAVWLPEFARILGAKAPRHIPAWVGRLAVGDVGVAAFTEIRGADNTLAKETFGWQPGYASWREGFREGL, from the coding sequence ATGAAGGTCTTGGTGGCAGGCGCGACCGGCGGTATGGGCCGGTCGCTGGTACCGCAGCTGATCGCGGCCGGGCACGAGGTGACCGGGATGACCCGGTCCGAGTCCGGCGCGAGCAGCGTGCGGTCGTTCGGGGCGGACGTCGTACTCGCGGACGGCCTCGACGCCGACGCCGTCCGCGCCGCCGTGGAGAAGGTCCGCCCGGAGGTCGTCGTACACCAGATGACCGCGCTCAAGAGCGGGATCGACTTCAAGCACTTCGACGACAGCTTCGCGATGACGAACCGGCTGCGGACCGAAGGCACCGACAACCTGCTCGCCGCATCCCAGGCTGCCGGCGTACGACGGTTCGTCGTCCAGTCGTACGCCGGCTGGAACTTGCAGCATGGCGGATCCGCCACCAAGACCGAGGCGGACCCGTTCGACCCGAACCCGGTGCCCGCGCAGCAGAAGACGATGGCCGGCATCAAGCACCTCGAGTCGGCGGTCCTGAACGCCGACGGGATCGAGGGCGTCGCGCTCCGGTACGCGAGCTTCTACGGCCCCACCGGTGACATCGGCAAGGGCGGCTCGATGGTGGAGCTGATCCAGAAGCGCCGGCTGCCGATCATCGGCGACGGCGCCGGGGTGTGGTCGTTCATCCACTACGACGACGCCGCTTCGGTGACGGTGAAGGCGATCGAGAGCGACGTGACCGGGGTCTTCCAGGTCGCGGACGACGACCCGGCGCAGGCGGCGGTCTGGCTGCCGGAGTTCGCTCGCATCCTCGGGGCGAAGGCGCCGCGGCACATCCCGGCGTGGGTTGGCCGGCTCGCGGTCGGCGACGTCGGGGTCGCGGCGTTCACCGAGATCCGCGGGGCGGACAACACGCTGGCGAAGGAGACGTTCGGCTGGCAGCCCGGGTACGCGTCCTGGCGGGAAGGTTTCCGCGAAGGGCTGTGA